The following are encoded in a window of Acidimicrobiales bacterium genomic DNA:
- a CDS encoding sodium:calcium antiporter produces the protein MTLALMALVGGVALLGFAADQFVLGAARIALIARISPLVVGVVIVGFGTSAPEMLVSALAAAGDEPAVAVGNIVGSNIANLTLLLGVGAILVPLTVDSRTVRREGPLTVVAMGAFAIAVQGGGVSWPEGLGLFVLMAATLSIVMRRSPNDTLAADVAEFADVPAHGLRQEVLRTVLGLVGTVGGAQLLLWGALDLADRAGLEEGFVGATMVAVGTSLPELVTVIQSARRNEADLIVGNLLGSNLFNALAVGGLIGVIGTDGLDSVALSTFGSLAALGAAALAVVAMGTGHVVTRREGIALVVGYGALVPFLA, from the coding sequence ATGACGCTGGCGTTGATGGCCCTGGTCGGGGGTGTGGCCCTACTCGGCTTCGCCGCGGACCAGTTCGTGCTCGGCGCGGCGCGAATCGCCCTCATCGCCCGGATCTCGCCGCTGGTCGTCGGTGTCGTGATCGTCGGCTTCGGCACGAGCGCGCCCGAGATGCTGGTGTCGGCACTCGCGGCCGCCGGCGATGAGCCCGCCGTGGCGGTCGGCAACATCGTCGGTTCGAACATCGCCAACCTGACCCTGCTTCTCGGGGTGGGGGCGATCCTCGTTCCGCTGACGGTCGATTCCCGCACGGTCCGCCGTGAGGGACCGCTCACCGTGGTGGCGATGGGAGCCTTCGCGATCGCCGTGCAGGGAGGCGGAGTGTCGTGGCCCGAGGGGTTGGGGCTCTTCGTGTTGATGGCCGCAACACTTTCGATCGTCATGCGTCGGAGTCCGAACGACACCTTGGCGGCCGATGTCGCCGAGTTCGCCGACGTCCCCGCCCACGGCCTGCGTCAGGAGGTGCTGAGGACCGTTCTCGGGCTCGTCGGGACCGTGGGCGGCGCGCAGCTGCTGCTGTGGGGCGCCCTCGACCTCGCCGACCGGGCCGGCCTCGAGGAGGGCTTCGTCGGGGCGACGATGGTGGCGGTGGGGACCTCGCTCCCTGAACTGGTGACGGTGATCCAGTCGGCGCGGCGCAACGAGGCGGACCTGATCGTCGGGAATCTGCTCGGGTCGAATCTCTTCAACGCCCTGGCCGTCGGGGGGCTCATCGGTGTGATCGGCACCGACGGACTCGATTCCGTCGCGCTGAGCACGTTCGGGTCGCTCGCGGCGCTGGGCGCCGCCGCGCTGGCTGTCGTGGCGATGGGGACGGGTCACGTCGTGACCCGCCGTGAGGGGATCGCTCTCGTGGTCGGCTACGGGGCGCTCGTTCCCTTCCTCGCGTGA
- a CDS encoding GerMN domain-containing protein, with the protein MAKRKILRTLLGVLAIVSLIATACGDDDDDATGTPEPTAEPTPTATATSEPTPTAEPSPTTTPEPTATTEPTQTATPDPTAEPTPDEDIDVLVYFLDGTRLVVGGRTSEDTGVATTAVNALLDGPQGLADELGWSSEIPAGTTLNGIVVEDGTATVDLSAEFESGGGSLSMISRVAQIVFTLTQFPTVDEVDISIDGVPDDAIGGEGFQGQDLTRDDFLVADFVDAPTPLILVESPFVGEAVDRPLVISGLSNTFEANVRYQVTDTDGIIVVDSFTTATAGTGTWGTFEITLDIGDIPAFAREGVASVIVFEESARDGSPINVVEVPIVIGSQWLTP; encoded by the coding sequence ATGGCGAAGCGAAAGATCCTCCGGACACTGCTGGGCGTGCTGGCGATCGTCTCGCTGATCGCCACCGCATGCGGCGATGACGACGACGACGCGACGGGGACGCCCGAGCCCACCGCCGAGCCGACTCCGACGGCCACGGCGACATCCGAGCCGACGCCCACCGCCGAACCCTCGCCGACGACCACCCCGGAGCCGACGGCGACGACCGAACCGACGCAGACCGCCACACCCGACCCCACGGCCGAACCGACGCCCGACGAGGACATCGACGTCCTGGTCTACTTCCTCGACGGCACACGACTGGTGGTCGGTGGCCGGACCTCCGAGGACACCGGCGTGGCCACCACGGCGGTCAACGCTCTCCTCGATGGACCGCAGGGCCTCGCGGATGAGCTCGGGTGGTCGAGTGAGATCCCGGCGGGCACGACGCTCAACGGGATCGTCGTCGAGGACGGGACGGCGACAGTCGACCTTTCGGCCGAGTTCGAATCCGGCGGCGGTTCGCTCTCCATGATCAGCCGCGTCGCCCAGATCGTGTTCACCCTCACCCAGTTCCCGACCGTCGACGAGGTGGACATCAGCATCGACGGCGTGCCCGACGATGCGATCGGCGGCGAGGGATTCCAGGGGCAGGATCTGACCCGCGACGACTTCCTGGTCGCCGACTTCGTCGACGCACCGACGCCGCTGATCCTCGTGGAGAGCCCCTTCGTCGGCGAGGCGGTGGATCGACCGCTCGTCATCTCGGGACTGTCGAACACGTTCGAGGCGAACGTGCGCTACCAGGTCACCGACACCGACGGGATCATCGTGGTCGATTCCTTCACCACCGCGACCGCCGGCACCGGCACCTGGGGGACCTTCGAGATCACCCTCGACATCGGCGACATCCCCGCCTTTGCACGGGAGGGGGTCGCTTCTGTGATCGTGTTCGAAGAGTCCGCCCGTGACGGT